The following coding sequences are from one Nymphalis io chromosome 5, ilAglIoxx1.1, whole genome shotgun sequence window:
- the LOC126768424 gene encoding uncharacterized protein LOC126768424 isoform X3 — MVVGESKRTANIMDGIENTGDVRLHDHRLRLKQRFDIVRKLGQGTYGKVQLGINKKTGQEVAIKTIKKCKIETEADLIRIRREVQIMSSVRHPNIVHIYEVFENSEKMILVMEYCSGGELYDYLSQKKVLEEDEARRLFRQIATAVYYCHIHKICHRDLKLENVLLDDTGSAKIADFGLSNVFKESSLLSTFCGSPLYASPEIVKGTPYIGPEVDCWSLGVLLYTLVYGAMPFDGSNFKRLVRQISNGDYYEPKNPSTASPLIRDMLTVDPLKRADIVYICDHPWVNTGCETSCLEMSEALAAETPVRLDLLLSLAPAAPSSSSVVVPPEVPPAARAPVRRQPLVLTAGSLQADLGPEESCTDLTSSTSMAVEPSTSAEKRILELVAEGGEDAIKPSPTRTLVAPADGRRRLDAPRASCASMAPLSPALPEEDAKFDSPPPERPSEDSKQFTQPSLKSSATMTISPAPAAPPAPTLEQNEVIENTVKEEGPKDKTKVVIKKKVSPPKCDENSEKLEEPKDTTKSSSVSATMDKLSSPSLTQPTPVPAPAKPKKLSIPGGHVGSFKEQFERRASLTAAPEIKRNITKPVVSKIAKPKAQSEDRELSSKSADNGAVRLQQIGIQPSPAARGVQKADSEPAPGALDAAALLQDARRSLQNSMAKLAEERAGEDSRRRAARDIISSAIRTGKPPVPYGRSSSAGVAGLLAPAGPPPAAPPPAPRVFRTEALHRVEDHRNRGVSVERIIPITMPGEEPSSATPPSAGTPTSPATPVASPPASLTSPISPISPAGSRVTQTPLRRLTSVESASEAGSPSAGEPIKKSAREFIIPIAVEGKGYVTPRQRSLEPERRARPKRISSLVSGGESEEEDDTHMHRLRSTRAARAESVSSGEEDEEDEGFHLLTAENLFSTLLHRVRALTQRLNGEEGPGFQHPHSLFYNLQSPFFNSPHLPRRNLLREGWGSRELHAPFDSMFGKARPATPRGSSKKTGKHQTRASPNSETDAPDALDLSDLDLSAIEFSEREMQALSGLTPALSRRLQRHLLAHLPPRAAARLRRTLSLHAAPPAPSEPLENTAPEKLENIDIEKSDFNDEPVDSSASQFCTLPRVRRRRTLSREPDSPPPVSEFGQESHSKLDSSAKDSDSSKGESIRYAQERPLLSKYLAPERNLSLDETTYSSDGGSILSEPSYIAAYGSPAVINTPGSNFRRHSLRLSGDQSKKRISRFLRSDFFDTPSDESSYAKHKKEKEIETQKILKEIRDKKNKALETVTRSPIEVNDSQLASKDECSTRKCLSPMTNLILKDRSRSNTPFFPSLGNIKETNLDSSVVVKQTKDLKECNEAKHKVPNLDSKLSRPKSYPIKNIEKYDDTNKNVVTDSCRNDDNEIEDRKIGRESKLMRPKSYPTSSPSPEKVYLNRNNKKEDVKTSNETTNVLDGKTDVEVSFSITLPKKSKSLATKSDSQTELESTGSKLENKIGNDSLTLKKYKVINLKDKNEKSDISEVKVENCNDELKTIKNGTLRDDVKLMSPENQVNEKKPVIKKKIVKKVSSKSKTDLSISDVNESKNSGDKKKVIKKVKEKDKNVDDTNKTTTVPKKKSVLQSIGHKLEKFASTKSNSPEKVAYNSIPLNDKNNDSSKQNRNQREHSVPASVESISESNLIKRAVTISNVAALENSNQNKTTVSKVLGLFKKFEPKEKSTKSVIEKNCKENINTNKECIVKNENVANSIDSEEKPKRPNSLLLNGLGRKSRFNRSSSEDDSVTKVENNEQVLKKENDSKNTLKLDFSRLPRVKKIVPTNAVIEPQVINYSDVEKYVDKNDVLDKNKLLLDSDLKDYCDTLKRSRSRSRSIYSNSDIKSDTSIDVKNKHVGNDSTHHVSIRNHESISPEKEDIVDRIRRKSFYSRFNEKKQRRKSSLVGPGATEYDPLARIHSHATESKYDASPTSPGNYDLSPGLSVGSDISPSTERYRSLLSDLPINTRSNYRYDGINDKVDLYRSLDRKYSGTRSYLDYDQPSSYNSNRYSRTKSLFESTDPTEDQSYGLPRDTLKYSRTNSLFSPGSYATYRPKRTRNSAIILKESEKEPSPENILDKIRQKKISISVTRKPDPEKESVPRSNVTSKSEGDSSERTPKID, encoded by the exons ATGGTGGTGGGCGAGAGCAAGCGTACCGCAAATATAATGGACGGGATCGAAAACACGGGGGACGTCCGCCTCCACGACCACCGGCTTCGGCTCAAACaaag attCGATATAGTCAGAAAACTAGGTCAAGGCACATACGGGAAGGTTCAGCTCGGCATCAATAAGAAGACTGGGCAGGAAGTGGCTATCAAgacgataaaaaaatgtaaaattgaaaCTGAGGCCGATCTCATTCGTATCAGAAGAGAGGTTCAGATTATGTCCTCCGTCAGACATCCTAATATCGTACATATTTATGAag tATTCGAGAACAGCGAGAAGATGATTCTTGTAATGGAGTACTGTTCAGGCGGTGAACTCTATGACTACCTTAGCCAGAAAAAAGTATTAGAAGAAGACGAAGCCAGAAG GTTATTCCGGCAGATTGCAACCGCTGTTTATTATTgccatatacataaaatatgccATAgagatttaaaattagaaaatgtTTTACTCGATGACACTGGGAGCGCTAAG ATTGCTGATTTCGGTCTTTCGAACGTTTTCAAAGAATCATCTCTACTGTCGACATTTTGTGGATCACCGTTATACGCTTCTCCAGAAATAGTTAAAGGAACACCGTACATAGGACCTgag GTGGATTGTTGGTCATTAGGGGTATTACTCTACACTCTAGTCTATGGAGCGATGCCGTTTGATGGTTCGAACTTCAAGCGTCTGGTCAGACAGATCAGCAATGGCGATTATTATGAACCAAAAAACCCATCGA CGGCGTCGCCCCTGATACGGGACATGTTGACTGTGGATCCACTAAAGCGGGCGGACATCGTCTATATCTGTGACCATCC CTGGGTGAACACGGGCTGCGAGACGTCCTGCCTCGAGATGTCGGAGGCGCTGGCGGCCGAGACGCCCGTGCGCCTGGACCTGCTGCTGTCGCTGGCGCCCGCCGCGCCGTCCAGCTCGTCCGTCGTCGTGCCGCCCGAGGTGCCGCCCGCCGCTCGCGCACCCGTAAGGCGCCAGCCGCTCGTACTGACCGCCGGCTCGTTGCAGGCGGACCTCGGCCCGGAGGAGAGCTGCACGGACCTCACCAGCTCCACGTCGATGGCCGTCGAGCCGAGTACTTCCGCCGAGAAGAGAATCCTGGAACTCGTAGCCG AGGGCGGCGAGGACGCCATCAAGCCGTCGCCGACGCGCACGCTGGTGGCGCCCGCCGACGGCCGGCGCCGGCTGGACGCGCCGCGCGCCAG TTGTGCAAGTATGGCTCCGCTGTCTCCCGCTCTACCGGAGGAGGATGCTAAGTTCGATTCTCCGCCGCCGGAACGACCGTCTGAGGATTCG AAACAGTTTACACAACCTTCATTGAAATCATCAGCAACAATGACGATATCTCCCGCCCCAGCAGCGCCACCCGCGCCAACGTTAGAACAAAACGAAGTTATAGAGAACACGGTGAAAGAGGAAGGCCCCAAAgataaaactaaagtcgttattAAGAAGAAAGTATCGCCGCCGAAATGTGACGAAAATTCGGAAAAATTGGAGGAGCCCAAG gaTACGACCAAATCGAGTTCTGTATCGGCGACGATGGACAAACTGTCGTCACCGTCGCTCACTCAGCCGACGCCTGTGCCTGCGCCTGCTAAACCTAAGAAGCTTTCTATACCAG GAGGTCACGTTGGAAGCTTCAAGGAGCAATTCGAGAGACGAGCCTCTCTCACGGCTGCTCCGGAAATTAAGCGGAATATTACCAAACCAG TCGTGTCGAAGATCGCGAAGCCGAAAGCTCAAAGCGAGGACCGCGAGCTGTCGAGCAAGTCGGCCGACAACGGCGCCGTGAGGCTGCAACAGATAGGCATCCAGCCGTCGCCG GCGGCGCGCGGCGTGCAGAAGGCCGACAGCGAGCCGGCGCCGGGCGCGCTGGACGCCGCCGCGCTGCTGCAGGACGCGCGCCG GAGCCTCCAGAATTCGATGGCGAAGTTGGCGGAGGAACGCGCCGGGGAGGACAGTCGCCGTCGCGCCGCCAGGGACATTATCTCCTCTGCCATTCGCACAG GCAAGCCGCCGGTACCCTACGGGCGCTCGTCGTCGGCCGGGGTGGCGGGCCTGCTGGCCCCGGCCGGGCCCCCTCCCGCCGCCCCGCCCCCCGCGCCGCGCGTGTTCCGCACCGAGGCGCTGCATCGCGTCGAGGACCATCGCAACAG GGGCGTATCCGTGGAGCGCATCATCCCGATTACGATGCCGGGCGAGGAGCCGTCGTCGGCCACGCCGCCCTCCGCCGGCACGCCCACGTCGCCCGCCACGCCCGTCGCCTCGCCGCCCGCCTCGCTGACCTCGCCCATCTCGCCCATCTCGCCCGCAGGGTCGCGCGTCACTCAAACGCCGCTCAG ACGCCTGACGTCGGTGGAGTCGGCGAGCGAGGCGGGTTCGCCGTCGGCGGGCGAGCCCATCAAGAAGTCAGCGCGCGAGTTCATCATCCCCATCGCGGTGGAGGGCAAGGGCTACGTCACGCCGCGCCAGCGCAGCCTGGAGCCCGAGCGCCGCGCGCGCCCCAAACGCATCAG CAGTCTAGTCAGCGGTGGCGAGTCGGAAGAGGAAGATGATACGCACATGCACAGATTAAG atCTACACGAGCTGCACGTGCGGAATCTGTGAGTTCCGGGGAAGAAGACGAGGAAGACGAGGGCTTCCACCTTCTCACCGCTGAGAATCTCTTCTCCACTCTATTACACAGG GTGCGCGCGCTCACCCAGCGACTCAACGGCGAGGAGGGCCCCGGCTTCCAACACCCGCACTCGCTCTTCTACAACCTGCAGTCGCCCTTCTTCAACAG CCCCCACTTACCGCGGAGAAATCTCTT GCGCGAGGGCTGGGGCTCGCGCGAGCTGCACGCGCCGTTCGACTCCATGTTCGGCAAGGCGCGGCCCGCCACGCCCAGAG GTAGTAGTAAGAAAACCGGCAAGCACCAAACGAGAGCCTCACCTAACTCGGAGACGGACGCCCCCGACGCCCTGGATCTGTCGGACCTGGACTTGAGCGCCATAGAGTTCTCGGAGCGCGAGATGCAGGCGCTGTCGGGGCTCACGCCGGCGCTGTCGCGGCGCCTGCAGCGCCACCTGCTGGCGCACCTgccgccgcgcgccgccgcccgcctgCGCCGCACGCTGTCGCTgcacgccgcgccgcccgcTCCCAGCGAACCGCTCGAGAATACAGCTCCCGAAAAGCTCGAAAATATCGATATCGAAAAATCCGATTTCAACGATGAGCCCGTCGACTCGTCTGCGTCGCAATTTTGTACCCTGCCTCGTGTCCGGCGACGTAGGACCCTCTCGAGAGAACCCGACTCGCCGCCTCCCGTTTCGGAATTCGGGCAAGAGAGTCATTCAAAATTAGACTCATCAGCTAAAGATTCCGATAGTTCGAAAGGTGAAAGCATACGGTATGCGCAGGAACGGCCGTTATTGAGTAAATATTTAGCGCCTGAAAGAAATTTGTCTTTGGACGAGACGACGTATTCGTCGGACGGCGGTAGTATATTGTCGGAACCTAGTTATATTGCAGCGTATGGATCACCTGCCGTGATTAATACTCCAGGATCAAATTTTAGACGTCACTCTTTGCGGTTAAGCGGAGATCAATCGAAAAAACGAATTTCTAGATTCCTTCGTTCAGATTTCTTCGATACACCTTCTGACGAGAGTTCATATGCTAAACATAAGAAAGAAAAGGAAATagaaactcaaaaaatattaaaagaaataagagataagaaaaataaagcaTTAGAAACGGTTACTAGAAGCCCTATTGAAGTGAATGACTCGCAGTTAGCTTCTAAAGATGAATGTTCTACGAGAAAATGTCTGTCTCCAAtgactaatttaatattaaaagatcgCAGTAGATCTAATACGCCATTTTTCCCTAGTTTAGGTAATATAAAGGAAACTAATTTAGACTCTTCAGTTGTGGTAAAACAAACTAAAGACCTTAaagaatgcaatgaagcaaagCATAAGGTTCCTAACTTAGATTCAAAATTAAGCAGGCCTAAAAGTTatccgataaaaaatatcgaaaaataTGACGATACGAATAAAAACGTAGTAACAGATAGTTGTAGAAATGACGATAATGAAATAGAGGATAGAAAAATTGGCAGGGAATCGAAACTAATGCGACCAAAGAGCTATCCTACAAGCAGTCCTTCTCCagaaaaagtttatttgaatcGTAATAACAAAAAAGAGGATGTAAAAACTTCAAATGAAACGACAAATGTTTTAGATGGCAAAACAGATGTAGAAGTAAGCTTTAGCATAACTTTaccaaaaaaatcaaaatcgttAGCAACAAAATCAGATTCACAGACGGAATTGGAATCAACAGGTTCAAAATTGGAAAATAAAATAGGAAACGATTCTttaacattgaaaaaatataaagttattaatttgaaaGACAAAAATGAAAAGTCGGATATATCTGAAGTAAAGGTCGAAAATTGTAATGATGAGTTGAAGACTATCAAAAATGGCACCTTGAGAGACGATGTAAAATTAATGTCACCAGAAAATCAAGTAAATGAGAAAAAACCAGTGATTAAGaagaaaattgttaaaaaagtttcatcaaaatcaaagaCTGATTTAAGCATTTCAGATGTCAATGAATCGAAAAATTCTGGAGATAAAAAGaaggtaattaaaaaagttaaggaaaaagataaaaatgttgACGATACTAATAAAACAACGACTGTTCCAAAAAAGAAATCAGTATTGCAATCGATAGGACATAAGTTGGAAAAATTTGCATCAACTAAATCAAATTCACCAGAAAAAGTTGCTTACAATAGTATTCCACTAAACGATAAAAACAATGATTCTTCCAAACAAAATCGAAATCAACGAGAACACTCCGTACCAGCAAGTGTCGAATCAATTTcagaatcaaatttaattaaaagggcTGTCACAATAAGTAATGTTGCTGCTCTAGAAAATAGTAACCAAAATAAAACAACCGTGTCCAAAGTATTAGgtttattcaaaaaatttgAACCAAAAGAAAAAAGCACTAAATCGGTCATAGAAAAAAATtgcaaagaaaatattaacacaaacaAGGAGTGTATAGTTAAAAACGAGAATGTTGCGAATTCTATTGATTCCGAAGAAAAGCCAAAACGtccaaattcattattattaaatggttTAGGGCGTAAAAGTAGATTTAACAGGTCATCGAGTGAAGATGATAGTGTAACAAAAGTAGAAAATAATGAACAAGtacttaaaaaagaaaatgattccaagaatactttaaaattagatTTCTCTAGGTTGCcaagagtaaaaaaaatagttcctACAAATGCTGTGATAGAACCacaagttataaattattctgaTGTTGAAAAATACGTTGACAAAAATGACGTCTTAGACAAAAATAAACTACTTTTAGATAGTGACTTGAAAGATTATTGCGATACTTTAAAGCGAAGTCGATCTCGAAGTAGatcaatttattcaaattcCGATATTAAGTCTGATACAAGTATAGACGTCAAAAATAAACACGTCGGTAATGACAGCACACATCACGTATCTATTCGTAACCATGAATCAATAAGTCCAGAGAAGGAGGATATAGTTGATAGAATACGAAGAAAAAGTTTTTACTCGAGATTTAACGAAAAGAAACAGAGAAGGAAAAGTAGTTTAGTTGGTCCTGGAGCAACGGAGTACGACCCATTGGCGCGAATACATTCTCATGCAACTGAGTCAAAATATGACGCGTCCCCAACTTCTCCAGGAAATTATGACCTGTCACCGGGTTTATCTGTCGGCTCAGATATATCACCGTCCACAGAACGGTACAGATCTTTACTCAGCGATTTGCCTATTAATACAAGAAGCAATTACAGGTACGATGGAATTAATGACAAAGTCGATTTGTATAGATCACTTGATAGAAAGTATTCGGGAACCAGATCTTATTTGGACTATGATCAACCTTCATCGTACAATTCTAATAGATATTCGAGAACGAAATCATTATTCGAAAGCACTGATCCGACAGAAGATCAATCCTACGGTCTCCCTAGAGATACACTCAAGTACAGCCGAACTAATTCATTATTCTCACCCGGTAGTTATGCTACATATAGGCCAAAAAGAACAAGAAACTCTGCCATAATACTAAAAGAAAGCGAAAAAGAACCTAGTCCTGAAAACATACTCgataaaataagacaaaaaaagATTTCGATCAGTGTTACAAGAAAGCCTGACCCTGAAAAGGAATCAGTACCGAG ATCCAATGTCACATCTAAAAGCGAAGGCGACAGTTCAGAACGCACTCCGAAAATTGACTGA